The region CGCCCAAAGATCACCGGTGCGGCGGATTCCCGCCGCACCGGGTGATCGAGGTCGCTAGAAGCGGTCGGCGTGCTCGCCCACCCACTGGGCGAACGTGCGGGCGGGGCGGCCGGTCACCTGCTCGACGGTGTCCACCACGCGGCTCGCTTCGGCGGGCGGGTCGGCGTGCCAGCCCACGACGTACTCCGCGTCCTCACGGGAGACGCCGGTGGCCAGCAGCCGCTCGACGGCCTGGTCGCGGGTGATCCTGACGAACGTGATGTCCCGGCGGAGGGTTTCGGCGAGGATCGCGATCCGCTGACGCGGGGTGAGCACCTCCGGTCCGGTCAAGTTGTACGCCTGCCCCGAATGTCCGTCCTCCACGAGCGCGGTGACGGCGACGTCGGCGATGTCGGCCTCGTGCACCGACGCGCCGGGCAGGTCGAAGGGCTCGCGGACCACGCCCTCGGCGCGGATCGAGTCGACCCACGCCAGCGTGTTGGACATGAACTCCTGCGGCTCCAGCCGGGTCCACTCCACCCCGGACTCGACCATGGCCTGTTCGGTCGGCCCCACGTACCCGCCCCACACGACGGTCATCCGGCGCACCCCCGCGTGCACGGCCCGTTCGACCAGTTCGACGCCGACCTCCGCCAGCCCGGCCGTCACCGTGATGTGCAGCCGGGTGACCCCGGCCAGCGCGTCGGTCAAGGTCTCGGGCGCGGTGTGGGTGCCCTCGACCAGTTCGACGCCGGGTGGGAGCCGGGCGCCGGCGGGATTGCGGGTGAGGGCCCGCACGTGCTCCCCGCGGCGCACGAGGCCGGCCACGACGTGCCGGCCGGTGTTGCCGGTGGCCCCTGTCACCAAAACGGTCATCTTCGACTTCCCTTCGTTCCCGCAACGGTAGAAGCTCCAGCAAGGTGGAGGTCAAGCCAGGAGTGCCGCGATCGCGGGACCGAACGCGGCGCCCAGCAGGTAGGTGAGGTTGAACAAGCCCATCGCCGGCGCGCGGTGCGAGTCGACGGCGTTGCCGGCGCGCACGGCGTAGACGCCCTGGCCCGACGCCGCCGCGAGCGAAGCCAGCGCCTGCGCGACCAGCAGCACCACCGGGACGACGCTGACGCCGGTCAACACCAGCCCGATGGCGGCGAGCGCCGGGAACAGCACCGCCACCACCCGGAACGGGGTTCGCGCCGTCGCCGCGACGACCACGTAGGACACCAGCCCGCCGAACAGCAACGGCCACAGGAGGGCGAGCCCGACCTCGCCGCTGGTCCAGCCGGAGTGCTCGGTCAGCCGCGGCGGCAGCACGTACATCAACCCGAAGTTGACCACGGCCAGCACGAACGCCAACCCGGCCGAGATCAGGAACACCGGCGTGCGCAACAGCACGGCGGGCACGAACCCGTCCGGGCGCGACCGCAGGTGCGCGGCGACCAGGACCGCGATGAGGACGACGGCGACCCCGGCGGGCAGCCAGAAGTGCGGTACGAAGACCAGCGCGGTGACCAGTGCTGTCACCAGGATCGCGCCCATGGGGTCGAAACGCGACGGCACGACCGGCGTCCGGGGTGCCGATCGCAGCACCGCCGGCACGGCGAGCAGGCTGACGGCGGGCAGCGCCAGCGCGAGTTGCCAGCCGAGCGCGTCGCCGACCAGGTCGCCGATCAACGGCGACGCCGAGCCGACGACCGCCAGCGACGAGGTGACCAGGCCCATCGCGCGCGCCGACCCGGCCAGGCTCATGGCCACCGTGGTGAACCCGGCGGTCCCGAGCCCCTGCAACGCACTGCCGACGACCAAGGCCGGCAACCACGCGACGGTCGCCGCCACGACGGCACCCGCCAAGACCAGCGCGGCGCACGTGAGCAACGCGGTCCGGACGCCGCGGTGGCTGTGCAGCCCGGCGAGCAGCGGCGTCCCGACGGCGATCCCCCAGCCGAACGCCGTCACGATCCACGTCACCGCGGCGGTTCCGGTGCCGAGCGACGCCGCCGCGTCGGGCAGGATCAGCGCCGGCCCGGCGATGCCGAACGACAGCGGCCCGGCCAGCAGGGCCAGCCACGGCCCCGCTACCCGGGTCCGTGCCGGCGCGCTCATCGCCCGGCCAGGGTGGGGTAGTCGGTGTAGCCCCGGTGGTCGCCGCCGTAGAACGTCGTGGGGTCGGCACCGGTGAACGGGCCGCCGGCGGCGATCCGCTCCGGCAGGTCCGGGTTGGCCAGCCACAACTGGCCGAAGCTGATCGCGTCGGCGACGCCGTCGCGCAGCGCGTCCGCGCCGTCCGCCACCGCCGCCGGGTCTGCGCCGGTCGGGTCCGGACTGCCCGGGTGCGGGTTGAGGATGAGGGTGCCGGGCCAGTCGGCGCGGATCAGCTTGGTGATGTCGCGCGTGCCGAACTCCGAGATGTGCACGTAGGCGGGGCTCACCGGGACGAGCGCCCGGACGAGCGCCGGGTAGAGCAGTTCGGTGTCGCTCTCGCGCACGCCGTTGAGGGTGGAGCCCGGCGACAGCCGGATGCCGGTGCGGTCCGGGCCGATCGCGTCGCCGACCGCCCGCACCACCTCCACCGCGAACCGGATGCGGTTCTCGACGGTGCCGCCGTAGGCGTCGGTGCGCCGGTTGGTGTTGTCGGCGAGGAACTGGTGGATCAGGTAGCCGCTCGCGCCGTGCAGTTCGACGCCGTCGAACCCGGCCTCGACCGCCAGTCGCGCGGCCGTGACGAACTCGTCCACCGACCGAGCGATGTCGGCCGACGTCATCTCCCGCGGTTCCGGGTGGTCGAGCAGGCCGTCGGGGGTGTAGAGCCGCTCCCCCGACGCGATCGCCGACGGTGCCAGCGGCAGGCCGCCGTCCGGGTAGAGCGACGGGTGCCCGATCCGGCCGGAGTGCATCAGCTGGACGAAGATCCGGCCGCCGCGCGCGTGCACGGCCTCGGTGACCACGCGCCAGGCGGCGGCCTGCTCGGGGCTGTGCAGCCCGGGGGTGTCGATGTAGCCCTGGCCGACGACGCAGGGTTGGGTGCCCTCGGTGATGATCAACCCGGCTGTGGCGCGTTGCGCGTAGTACTCGGCGGTCAGCGCGGTGACCTGGCCGCCACGGGCCCGGCTGCGCGTCATCGGTGCCATCACCAGGCGGTTGGGCAGCGGCAGGGGTCCCCGCTCGAGCGGGGTCAGCAGCGCGTTCATGCCGTTGAGCCTGGTCCGGGCGGGACCGCGCCGAATCGGTAAGGTTTCGGTACCGGGGTACTGGGATTCGACCTACGTACCCCACTCACGGTCACGGAAGTTCACTTTTTGAGGGGTGCCGGCGTGTTGTACGGCAGGGCCGGCGAGCAGGCGGCGATCGAGGCGCTGCTCGCGGCGGCCCGCGCCGGGCGCAGCGGCGCGCTGGTGCTGCGCGGCGAGGCGGGCATCGGCAAGTCCGCGCTGCTCAGGTGGGCGGCCGACGCCGCCGCCGGGCTGCGCGTGCTGTGGGTGACCGGGATCGAGGCCGAAGCCGATCTCGCGTTCGGCGGGCTGGTCCAGCTGCTGTGGCCGATCCAGGACCGGCTCGCCGCGCTGCCCGGTCCGCAGGCGGCGGCGCTGCGCGCGGTGCTGGACTCGGACCGCACCGGCGGGCAGGACCGGTTCGTGTCCGGGCTCGCCGTGCTCACGCTGCTCTCCGACGTCGCCGACGACGGCCCGGTGCTGTGCCTGGTCGACGACGCGCAGTGGCTGGACCGGGCGACCGCCGACGCCTTGCTGTTCGCCGCCCGGCGGATGGCCGCCGAACCCGTCGCCATCCTGTTCGGCGCGCGGGACACCGGGTTCGCCGCGCCGGACCTGCCGGAACTGCGGCCGGCGCGGCTCGACGCGGCGGACGCCGGGCGGCTGCTCGCCGAGCGCGGGCCGGTGCCGCCGTCGCCGGCCCAGGTGATCGCGGAGTCGGCGGGCAACCCGCTGGCCCTGCTCGAGTTCGCCGCCGCGCAGCAGGAGCACCACATCGCCGCCGGGCCGCTCCCGGTGGCCGACCGCGTGCTGGCCGGCTTCCGCGCGCAGATCAGCGCGCTGCCGGAGCGGACCCGGCTGATGATGCTCATCGCGGCGGCCGAGGGGCGCGGGCACCTGCCGACCCTGCTCGGCGCCGCCGACGTGCTGGGCGTGGGCCTGGCCGACCTGGCGCAGGCCGAGACCGCGCGGCTGCTCGACGTCACCGGGACGACGGTCACCTTCCGGCACCCGCTGGTCGGCACGGCCGCCTACCAGGGTGCGGTGCTCGCGCGCCGGGTCGTGGTGCACCAGGCGCTCGCCGAGTCCACTTCGGACGCCGACTGCCGGGCCCGGCACCTGGCCGCCGCCACCACCGCCCCCGATGAGCGCATCGCGGCCGAGATCGTGCGCTCGGCCGAGCGCGCACGGGCGCGCACGGCGTTCGCCGCGGCGGCCGGGCTGTACCGGCAGGCCGCACACCTCACCGCCGACGACGGTGGGCGCGCGGCGCGCTTGGCGGAGGCGGCTTCCCTGGCGCTCGCCGCCGGGAACGGGCGGCAGGCCGCCGAACTGGTCGGGCAGGCGCAGCCGCTGACCGAGGACGCCAAGGCGCGGGCCGGCCTGGCGCAGGTGCGGGCGGCCGTGGAGTTCGAGTTCGGGGACGCGCGCGCGGCCGGCCGCCTGCTGGTCGCGCACGCACCCTCGGCCGAACCCGCCAGGGCGGTCGAGATGCTGCGCACCGGGGCGCGGTACGCCTGGTTCTCCGGCGACCGGGAGACCGTGCACGACGCGGACAACGCGCTGGACGGCGACGACCCGCTGGTGCGGGGCCTGGCCGCGCTGGTGGACGACGACTTCGCGACCGGGTTGCCGCTGCTGGCCGACTACGTGGCGCGCGCGGCGAGTTCCGACCCCGGCCGGACGTACTGCGCGATGATCCTCGGTGACGACACGACGACCAGGGAACTGGCGTCCGCCGAAGTGGCGCGCTGCCGGCGGGACGGGCTGATCGGCGTGCTCCCCGCGGTGCTGCAAGACCTCGCGGGTGCGCAGGTGTCGGCCGGGCTGCACCGGGACGCGGCCGCGTCGGTGGCCGAGGCGGTGCGGATCTCCCGCGACACCGGATCGCACCGACTGCTCTCCCGGCTCAACGCGGTGCCGGCGCGGGTGGCCGCGATCGAGGGTGACGAGCGGCGCTGCCGGGAACTGGCGGAGGTGCCGCCGGACGCGGGTGGGGTGGCGAGCACGGCCGCCCTGGCGTTGCTCGACCTCGGCCTCGGCCGCTACGAGTCCACTGTGGATCGAATGGACTCCGTGCTGCGCGGGCCGCTGCGGTACACGACGGCGGCGATCATGGCGATCCCGGACCTGTTCGAGGCCGCGGTGCGGTTGGGCGACCCGGGCCGGGCCGAGCCCGCGTTCCACCGGTTCGACGCGTGGGCGCAGGCAGGCGGACAGCCGTGGGCCAGGGCGGTCGCGGCGCGCTGCCGTGCCATGCTCGAAGAAGGCGAGGCGCGGTACCTGCACGCGCTGGAGTTGCACACGGGTGGTGCACGGCCCTTCGAACGAGCGCGCACGGAACTGCTCTACGGGGAATGGCTCCGCAGAGCCAAACGCCGCAGCGACGCGCGGGTTCCGTTGCGCTCGGCGTTGGAAGTCTTCGCACGACTGCACGCACGGCCGTGGGTCGATCGTGCCCGCGCCGAACTGGACGCCACCGGCGACTCCGGCCCGGCGGCCGAACCCACTGCGGACAACCCGCTGGATCGCCTCACCCCCCAGGAACTCCAGGTCGTCCGGCTGGCCGCGGACGGCGGTACGAGCCGGGAGATCGCCGCGCAGCTGTTCCTCAGCCCGCGCACGGTCGAGCACCACCTGTACCGGGCGTTCCCGAAGCTCGGCGTGCGGTCACGGCGTGAGCTGGCCCGGTTGGACCTCGGGTAGGCAGCGTCCGGTACCCGCCTGCTCCGAACTCACCGTCGCCGCCATCGTCCTCCGGCGCGGATGAGAACCGCAGGGCACCGCCTGGCGACCACCCGGGACGTGGTGGCGAGGGTGCCGCCACCACGACGTCCCCGGCTCAGCCCAGGTCGAGGCGGTCGGCCAGGCCGGCGGCGGTGAAGGCGGCCACCAGCTCGTCCAGTCCCTCGGAGAAGTGGCTCCAGCTGTTGTAGTGCACCGGGACCACGCGGCGGGCGTCGAGGATGCGGGTGGCCTCGGCGGCCGACGCGCTGTCCAGGACGAGCGCCGCGCCGTCGAACACGACCGGGATGCGCGGCGCGCCGGCGAACAGGATGGCCGTGTCGATCGCGGGGAAGCGCTCGGCGACCTGCCTGACGGCGTCGAGCGAGGCGTTGTCGCCGCTGACGTAGACCGCGGGCAGGTCGGGCGCGGTCAGGACGAACCCGACGACCTGGCCGGTGACGGGCTCGACCTCCTCGCGGGTCCCGGGGCCGTGCACGGCGGGTGCGGCCGTGACGGTGACGGTGCCGCCGTCGGGCCGGGTCAGCTCGACGGTCTCCCAGTCCGCCAGGCCCTTCGCGGCCCCGCCCAGCCGCCGGCCGCCGCCGGGGGTGGTCAGGACGAGGGGGACGTCGGCGAGCAGGGCGCGGCCGGCGTGGTCGAGGTTGTCCGGGTGCTCGTCGTGGGAGAGCAGGACGACGTCGACGCGGCCCAGCTCGGCCGGGGTGGCCGACGCGGGGGCGGTCTTGGCCAGCTCCGGGCCGGAGCCGTCGCCGTAGGTGCCGGGACCGTCGAAGGTCGGGTCGGTGAGGAAGGTCAGGCCGCCGTAGGTGAGCAGGGCGGTCGGGCCGCCGAACACGCGGACGGGGAACTGCTCGGTGGTCGTGCCGGTGGACGTCACAGGACTGAGTCTCCTCACGGATGAATGTCACCTATCCGTGAGGAGACGGTAGTGTTTCTCACGGATGAGCGCAAGCTCTACCATGAGGCCATGCACGAGGACGTCGACGCCGCTCCCCCGCCGGCACCGGGCGCGGAGCAGTACCCGGCGCTGGACTTCGCCAACAGCGCGGTGGCGCTGCCCGGCGGGCAGTACACCGACCAGCTCGGCACGCCCACGT is a window of Saccharothrix espanaensis DSM 44229 DNA encoding:
- a CDS encoding NAD(P)H-binding protein, with translation MTVLVTGATGNTGRHVVAGLVRRGEHVRALTRNPAGARLPPGVELVEGTHTAPETLTDALAGVTRLHITVTAGLAEVGVELVERAVHAGVRRMTVVWGGYVGPTEQAMVESGVEWTRLEPQEFMSNTLAWVDSIRAEGVVREPFDLPGASVHEADIADVAVTALVEDGHSGQAYNLTGPEVLTPRQRIAILAETLRRDITFVRITRDQAVERLLATGVSREDAEYVVGWHADPPAEASRVVDTVEQVTGRPARTFAQWVGEHADRF
- a CDS encoding MFS transporter, with the protein product MSAPARTRVAGPWLALLAGPLSFGIAGPALILPDAAASLGTGTAAVTWIVTAFGWGIAVGTPLLAGLHSHRGVRTALLTCAALVLAGAVVAATVAWLPALVVGSALQGLGTAGFTTVAMSLAGSARAMGLVTSSLAVVGSASPLIGDLVGDALGWQLALALPAVSLLAVPAVLRSAPRTPVVPSRFDPMGAILVTALVTALVFVPHFWLPAGVAVVLIAVLVAAHLRSRPDGFVPAVLLRTPVFLISAGLAFVLAVVNFGLMYVLPPRLTEHSGWTSGEVGLALLWPLLFGGLVSYVVVAATARTPFRVVAVLFPALAAIGLVLTGVSVVPVVLLVAQALASLAAASGQGVYAVRAGNAVDSHRAPAMGLFNLTYLLGAAFGPAIAALLA
- a CDS encoding alkene reductase; its protein translation is MNALLTPLERGPLPLPNRLVMAPMTRSRARGGQVTALTAEYYAQRATAGLIITEGTQPCVVGQGYIDTPGLHSPEQAAAWRVVTEAVHARGGRIFVQLMHSGRIGHPSLYPDGGLPLAPSAIASGERLYTPDGLLDHPEPREMTSADIARSVDEFVTAARLAVEAGFDGVELHGASGYLIHQFLADNTNRRTDAYGGTVENRIRFAVEVVRAVGDAIGPDRTGIRLSPGSTLNGVRESDTELLYPALVRALVPVSPAYVHISEFGTRDITKLIRADWPGTLILNPHPGSPDPTGADPAAVADGADALRDGVADAISFGQLWLANPDLPERIAAGGPFTGADPTTFYGGDHRGYTDYPTLAGR
- a CDS encoding AAA family ATPase, whose amino-acid sequence is MLYGRAGEQAAIEALLAAARAGRSGALVLRGEAGIGKSALLRWAADAAAGLRVLWVTGIEAEADLAFGGLVQLLWPIQDRLAALPGPQAAALRAVLDSDRTGGQDRFVSGLAVLTLLSDVADDGPVLCLVDDAQWLDRATADALLFAARRMAAEPVAILFGARDTGFAAPDLPELRPARLDAADAGRLLAERGPVPPSPAQVIAESAGNPLALLEFAAAQQEHHIAAGPLPVADRVLAGFRAQISALPERTRLMMLIAAAEGRGHLPTLLGAADVLGVGLADLAQAETARLLDVTGTTVTFRHPLVGTAAYQGAVLARRVVVHQALAESTSDADCRARHLAAATTAPDERIAAEIVRSAERARARTAFAAAAGLYRQAAHLTADDGGRAARLAEAASLALAAGNGRQAAELVGQAQPLTEDAKARAGLAQVRAAVEFEFGDARAAGRLLVAHAPSAEPARAVEMLRTGARYAWFSGDRETVHDADNALDGDDPLVRGLAALVDDDFATGLPLLADYVARAASSDPGRTYCAMILGDDTTTRELASAEVARCRRDGLIGVLPAVLQDLAGAQVSAGLHRDAAASVAEAVRISRDTGSHRLLSRLNAVPARVAAIEGDERRCRELAEVPPDAGGVASTAALALLDLGLGRYESTVDRMDSVLRGPLRYTTAAIMAIPDLFEAAVRLGDPGRAEPAFHRFDAWAQAGGQPWARAVAARCRAMLEEGEARYLHALELHTGGARPFERARTELLYGEWLRRAKRRSDARVPLRSALEVFARLHARPWVDRARAELDATGDSGPAAEPTADNPLDRLTPQELQVVRLAADGGTSREIAAQLFLSPRTVEHHLYRAFPKLGVRSRRELARLDLG
- a CDS encoding MBL fold metallo-hydrolase, with the translated sequence MTSTGTTTEQFPVRVFGGPTALLTYGGLTFLTDPTFDGPGTYGDGSGPELAKTAPASATPAELGRVDVVLLSHDEHPDNLDHAGRALLADVPLVLTTPGGGRRLGGAAKGLADWETVELTRPDGGTVTVTAAPAVHGPGTREEVEPVTGQVVGFVLTAPDLPAVYVSGDNASLDAVRQVAERFPAIDTAILFAGAPRIPVVFDGAALVLDSASAAEATRILDARRVVPVHYNSWSHFSEGLDELVAAFTAAGLADRLDLG